From one Flavobacterium kingsejongi genomic stretch:
- a CDS encoding HAMP domain-containing sensor histidine kinase, producing MQIRKKITITYIGLSSLSTLLLCLVVFFLFRKNNQYYFLKRLEDRAKIVASIHYQNDPEKARYYRELKKNGLEELVDENDFVLKISGTNTFEYNTSLSLPPEFYSGVMKSGTGWIEKDHKYYYAQVFKEADQEYMVIITAKDRRGDVSTIYITRILVFGGLGFILLAYLFGSFLARRVINPVSRITNEVKRISASNLNNRLPYTDSSDEISDLNRTFNDMLDRLETSFEIQANFINNASHELKTPITTIIAETEIMLLKERETSEYITTLQNIHTQASRLGNLTESMLKLTQTGYDGKKQVLDIARMDELLMEAKCDLDKLYPNNRVTIKLNNIPEDDSLLMIPCNRPLLELALTNIITNGVKYSDNNEVFVTLTADRSTIKILITDIGIGIPPEDIPYLYEPFFRGKKASKYTGYGLGLPLAMKIIRMHDGELLIQSEPDKGTVVTIVFKKNNIRNSNLNS from the coding sequence ATGCAAATCAGAAAAAAAATAACCATTACCTATATCGGGCTTTCCAGCTTGAGTACACTGCTATTGTGCCTTGTGGTTTTTTTCCTGTTCCGAAAAAACAATCAATATTATTTCCTGAAAAGACTGGAAGACCGTGCTAAAATCGTGGCCTCCATCCATTACCAAAATGATCCTGAAAAAGCACGCTACTATCGGGAACTGAAGAAAAATGGCCTGGAAGAACTTGTTGACGAGAATGATTTTGTACTTAAAATCAGCGGTACCAATACCTTTGAATACAATACCAGCCTGAGCCTTCCTCCTGAATTTTACAGTGGCGTAATGAAAAGCGGTACCGGGTGGATCGAAAAAGACCACAAATATTACTATGCCCAGGTTTTCAAAGAAGCAGACCAGGAATATATGGTGATTATAACGGCCAAAGACCGCCGTGGCGATGTAAGTACAATTTACATCACCCGCATTCTCGTTTTTGGCGGATTAGGATTCATACTATTAGCCTATCTGTTTGGTAGTTTCCTGGCACGCCGGGTAATCAATCCTGTATCACGGATTACAAATGAGGTAAAACGCATTAGCGCTTCCAACCTCAACAACCGGCTTCCGTACACGGACAGTTCTGATGAAATTTCCGACCTTAACCGTACCTTTAATGATATGCTGGACCGATTGGAAACTTCGTTCGAGATACAGGCTAATTTCATCAATAATGCCTCGCATGAATTAAAAACCCCAATCACCACTATCATCGCAGAAACTGAAATTATGCTCCTTAAAGAACGGGAGACTTCAGAATACATTACAACGCTGCAGAATATCCATACGCAGGCTTCCCGCCTGGGCAATCTTACAGAAAGCATGCTAAAACTTACCCAAACCGGTTATGATGGCAAAAAACAGGTATTGGATATTGCCCGTATGGATGAATTATTAATGGAAGCCAAATGTGATTTGGACAAATTGTATCCCAATAATCGCGTCACCATCAAGTTGAACAATATTCCAGAAGATGATTCACTATTAATGATTCCGTGTAATCGCCCTTTACTGGAACTTGCCCTGACCAATATTATTACAAATGGCGTCAAGTATTCTGACAACAATGAAGTTTTTGTAACCCTCACCGCTGACCGCTCCACCATTAAAATTCTAATTACCGATATTGGTATTGGAATACCCCCGGAAGATATCCCATACCTCTACGAACCCTTTTTCAGGGGTAAAAAAGCGTCTAAGTATACTGGATATGGACTTGGACTACCATTGGCCATGAAAATCATCCGCATGCATGATGGCGAACTCCTCATCCAGTCAGAACCGGACAAAGGAACTGTAGTCACAATAGTATTTAAGAAAAACAACATTAGAAATTCTAATCTTAATTCTTAG
- a CDS encoding bestrophin family protein: protein MKYVLGKIKVELLLVIIYATTFSLIHQYYQTISINIPIALPTIIGTIISLLLAFKSNQAYDRWWEARIVWGAIVNDSRTLIRQVISFYKDPDFSVEANNFKENFARRQASWCYSLGQSLRDKDPIKPIKHLLQEEELRFVKKHKHVPNAILSLHAKELTKATLSGKINVYQQVEIDNTITRLCDSMGKCERIKNTIFPTTYSMYIRFTLCLFILMLPFGLIDYLGWLQVPLVTTMAAAFFLIEKMAIHLQDPFENRPTDTPVTAIANNIERNLMQMVNEYRDEFAEEANSLAEAQHIVPVKNTYFVL from the coding sequence ATGAAATATGTCCTGGGAAAAATAAAAGTTGAACTGTTACTGGTGATCATCTATGCGACTACTTTTTCGTTGATCCATCAATATTACCAGACCATTTCTATTAATATTCCCATCGCGCTACCTACTATTATAGGTACGATTATCTCTTTGCTACTGGCTTTCAAATCCAATCAGGCTTATGATCGCTGGTGGGAAGCCCGAATTGTATGGGGCGCTATTGTAAATGATTCCCGAACGCTGATCCGTCAGGTAATCTCTTTCTACAAAGACCCTGATTTTTCGGTAGAAGCAAATAACTTCAAAGAAAATTTTGCACGCCGACAAGCCTCCTGGTGTTATAGCCTTGGACAATCGTTACGGGACAAAGACCCTATAAAACCAATAAAACATCTATTACAGGAAGAAGAATTGCGTTTTGTAAAGAAACACAAGCACGTACCGAATGCCATTTTATCGTTGCATGCCAAAGAATTGACCAAAGCGACTTTGAGTGGAAAAATAAATGTATACCAACAGGTAGAAATTGACAATACCATTACACGCCTATGTGATTCTATGGGAAAATGCGAGCGTATTAAAAATACCATTTTCCCAACTACCTACAGTATGTACATCCGATTCACGCTTTGCCTCTTCATCCTAATGTTGCCATTTGGCCTTATCGATTACCTCGGATGGCTGCAGGTTCCCTTGGTGACTACTATGGCAGCAGCATTTTTCCTGATTGAAAAAATGGCCATCCATTTACAGGATCCATTTGAAAACAGACCAACGGATACTCCGGTTACTGCTATTGCGAATAATATTGAGAGAAACCTAATGCAAATGGTGAATGAGTACCGCGATGAATTTGCAGAAGAAGCTAATTCTTTAGCCGAAGCTCAACATATTGTTCCGGTCAAAAACACCTATTTTGTATTATAA
- the fabD gene encoding ACP S-malonyltransferase yields the protein MKAYIFPGQGAQFTGMGKDLYENSALAKELFEKANTILGFRITDIMFEGTAEALKETKVTQPAVFLHSVILAKTLGEDFKPEMVAGHSLGEFSALVANGTLSFEDGLTLVSKRALAMQKACEIKPSTMAAVLGLEDKIVEEVCASIDGIVVAANYNCPGQLVISGETSAVEKACEAMKAAGAKRALILPVGGAFHSPMMEPAREELATAIENTAFSEPLCPVYQNVTAAAVSDPAEIKKNLITQLTAPVRWTQSVQQMIADGATSFTEVGPGKVLIGLVGKIDKNAATFSA from the coding sequence ATGAAAGCATACATATTCCCGGGCCAGGGAGCTCAATTCACCGGAATGGGGAAAGATTTATACGAAAACTCCGCATTGGCAAAAGAGCTATTTGAAAAAGCCAATACTATTTTAGGATTCAGGATTACCGATATTATGTTTGAAGGCACTGCCGAAGCCCTGAAAGAAACAAAAGTAACCCAGCCAGCAGTATTCCTACATTCGGTAATACTTGCTAAGACATTAGGTGAAGACTTTAAGCCTGAAATGGTAGCCGGTCATTCACTGGGTGAATTTTCAGCACTGGTAGCCAATGGGACATTATCTTTTGAAGATGGACTAACATTAGTCTCAAAAAGAGCATTGGCCATGCAAAAAGCCTGTGAAATTAAACCTTCTACTATGGCGGCAGTTTTAGGCCTGGAGGACAAAATTGTGGAAGAGGTATGTGCTTCTATTGATGGTATTGTAGTCGCTGCAAATTATAACTGTCCGGGGCAGCTTGTAATTTCCGGTGAAACATCTGCAGTAGAAAAAGCCTGTGAAGCGATGAAAGCAGCAGGAGCCAAACGTGCCCTGATTCTTCCTGTAGGAGGTGCTTTCCACTCTCCTATGATGGAGCCTGCAAGGGAAGAACTGGCAACAGCTATTGAAAATACTGCATTTTCAGAACCCCTTTGTCCGGTATATCAAAATGTAACGGCAGCTGCAGTATCTGATCCTGCAGAAATCAAAAAAAACCTGATCACACAACTTACGGCTCCCGTTCGATGGACGCAATCGGTACAACAAATGATCGCGGATGGCGCGACTTCATTTA